TTTCGCCCGTTACCCATTGCAAACTTGAGTTTTGTTCTTTGTTTCAATTGCAATATACTAATTTACTGTTTATTACGAAAGAAAAACAATACTAAATTATCGTTTTTTCAGTGATCATTTTAATCTGTTAAAGTAGAATTAATTATAAAGATTTAAATTCTGGTAAATTATCAATTTTATTTTTAACCTGTTGAACTTTTAAAGCTTCCCTTTTATCATTACGCTCTATTTTTCCCTCATTTATATTACCTTCAAATTCTTTCGTGAAAGTTATTTTAGTGATAAATGGCTTATATCCTCTTAGGTGTTGTAATGCAAACCATGCTGCAAACGCTTCTTTGGCTAAAGGCACTGTATTTGGTATATCCTCAATATCTGTAATGTCCAACCCAAAATGATCCCATAGGGTTACTTCATAATTTATTTTGTAGTTATCATTGTCAAACTGAACTTCTGACACATACACTTCTGTCGCCCAAATATCATTTAAAGCAATCGTTTCTCCTTTTATAGTATCTTTAAAAGAACCAAATGTTGGTTTTGCAAACTTGGCTCCTTTCGCAGTTGTTTTACCCCGATTTCCCCTTGCGTTATAATCATAACCTACATCTGTTTCAACAAGTTTTGACAACAATCCATTGCTTTGTTTAATTTTTTCTGCAATAAAGTCTTCCAAATTTGAACAATATTCCAAGGTAGCTTTATGATTTGCGATATCATTGGTTAATATAGGATCTTCGTAAATACCTCCTTCGTTACATTTGAATTTTGCAATCATACGTTTAATATTGCCTTCCATTTCACCATAGGAAAAACATAGTGTTGCCCACTCTTCAAATGCTTTAAAAATATTCTCATCACTTGTGTCCCAGAATAGCAAATTACCTTCATGATAATCCTTTATATCTTTTCCAGAGTCTTCGTACACCCAATCTTTAATGAGCCATGCTTTAGCATCATAAATTCGTTCTTTAGAATAAATGGCTTTAGGATAGTTAACTTTATCAAAATCGTCAGCTATTCTCATCATTATTTAGTTCTACGCTCCACTGCGTGTTGTTTAACTTATAGCCCTCACCATCGTTGTATTCGGTGGCTTTGTAAATATAACTGTTCCCCATTATCAACTCCTCCACTATTTTGCCGTCTTCGGTAAACGGTCCTTCAAGCTTCTTAACCAATAACGCTTTTTTTTCGGTTGATTGAACCGGTGCAGCGGTAGCAGGTTTCCATGGTTGATGAATATCAGTAATCTTCCACACTTTTCCATGCTGTATATTTCTATTTTGTGTGATGGCAGGCGATAAGCGCATTTGCATCATCATGGCTAAGTTACCATGCGAACTCATCTTTTCTCCGATGCTTATACAAAAGCAATCCCAAAATTGGATTTTAAAAGCCATATCGCTTTTTTTATTGCGAGATAGCAGTTTTTGCTTGATCTTTCAAAGTGGCACAAATTAAACCGAAATAAATGGCACAAAACGAAACGTGCCTTGAATTTGAAATTCAACTAAATTGGCACTATTTGAACAGAAACCGCTGGCGTAATAACTCCGTGTTTACTGGCACAAAACGAACCGCTTTATCCAAGCGTTGCTGGTGTGATTTCTCAACAACCAAGTAGGGGATTCCCAATTCGATGTATTAAAGATAATGAATAAAACGTCCCTTCGCTCACGCTCGACCCAATCTTGTGTGGTACTATATTAAAGAAATTAAACATCAACAGTCCGTTAAATCATGATATATAACACTGAATATCAAACCTTAACAAACTGCCGATATTACAAAAGATGAAAATAATAATTAAAATCTTTATTATGTCTATTGCATTTTTTTTAATGGATTATAATGTCCCCAAAGTAACAACAATAGCAACGATGTAATTGAAACTGATGAAAAGTTAGTTGAAATTAACATTCCGAAGGAAAATGTTGAAGATGCCAACTTTATCCATTCTGCAACTTATGTTTTATTTGAAGTTTTTATAAAATTTATGATATGAAGTTAATATGTAAATATGCGGTCTGCTACATATTGCAAAGTAAAAAAATGCTCCAATCCGGATGTCGATTGGAGCGTTGGAAATCTCTAAGTTTTACTGGAATCTTTTGGAATTAATCGAAATTAGTGGGTGTTTTTTGGAATATTCTGACAACTATTAGACTTTTTCCAATTGTGCGGCAAAAGATCAGCCAAGTCTAAATCATAATTGCTGTTGTATAACGCAATCTTAGAAAATACATCTGTAAGCCATTCGCGAGGATTTACATCACTGGCTTTGCAGCATCCCAGTAGTGAGTACATAATTGCTGCATTTTCTGCGGCATCATGGTTGCCACAAAACAGATAGCCTTTTCTTCCAACAGCTACCGGCCTAATTGCATTTTCAGCTCCGTTGTTGTCAGGCAGATATCGGCCATCAAGATGATAGCGAGACAGACGTAAGAAAAGATTGTATGTATAAGCCAGCGCCTTACTCATCTTTCCTCCTTGTAGCGCTTTGGGGTAATAGCCTTCGATCCATTTTTCAAAAGCACGCATGATTGGATAAGCCAAGCGCTTTCGTAGTTCAGCTCTTTGCTTGTAATTCATGTTCTGATCGGTGGCCATTTGCTCAACTTGATAGATTTTAGCAATTTGTGCCAATGCGTATTCAGCCCCCGTTTTGTCTTCTTTTAGACTTTCGGAGAATTTCCTGCGCGCATGAGCCCAACAACCCAGAAGCAAAACACCTTTCTTTTGCTCATAGATTGAATATACCTGATATCCATCGGTTTGAATAGCTCCCTGAAAATCCTTTAATAAAGGAAGTATCACTTTTTGTGCTCGGGAGCCTTTGTCGTAGTGAAAGAAAACCAAGTTATTCATTACTGATCGAACCATCCACAGATAAGCCTTTTGTGCTTTGTGCTTTTCGTTGCTAATAACAGGAATGGTACTTTCGTCAACCTGAATATAATCAGATTTTAGAACAATTTCTTTTAATACTTGCGTATTTACATTATCCCTTAGTAGCATCTTGGTGCCATTGGGAAACACGAATTCAATGGGAGCATCANNNNNNNNNNNNNNNNNNNNNNNNNNNNNNNNNNNNNNNNNNNNNNNNNNNNNNNNNNNNNNNNNNNNNNNNNNNNNNNNNNNNNNNNNNNNNNNNNNNNAACTTTTGAATTCAGGTAAATTATTAATTTTCTCTTTAGTTTCTTCTGCTCTTAAAGCTTCTCTTTTATTATTGCGCTCCATTTTGCCTTTATTTATATTACCTTCAAACTCTTTTGTGAAGGTTATTTTGGTAACAAATGGCTTGTATCCTCTTAGGTGTTGTAATGCAAACCAAGCAGCAAAGGCTTCCTTTGCTACAGGAATAGTATTAGGGATATCTTCAATATCTGTAATATCAAGTCCAAAATGATCCCATAAGGTTACCTCATAGCTTATTTTATAATTATCATTGTCAAACTGAACTTCTGATACATACACTTCTGTTGCCCAAATAT
This portion of the Saccharicrinis fermentans DSM 9555 = JCM 21142 genome encodes:
- a CDS encoding DUF3289 family protein gives rise to the protein MMRIADDFDKVNYPKAIYSKERIYDAKAWLIKDWVYEDSGKDIKDYHEGNLLFWDTSDENIFKAFEEWATLCFSYGEMEGNIKRMIAKFKCNEGGIYEDPILTNDIANHKATLEYCSNLEDFIAEKIKQSNGLLSKLVETDVGYDYNARGNRGKTTAKGAKFAKPTFGSFKDTIKGETIALNDIWATEVYVSEVQFDNDNYKINYEVTLWDHFGLDITDIEDIPNTVPLAKEAFAAWFALQHLRGYKPFITKITFTKEFEGNINEGKIERNDKREALKVQQVKNKIDNLPEFKSL
- the tnpC gene encoding IS66 family transposase; the encoded protein is DAPIEFVFPNGTKMLLRDNVNTQVLKEIVLKSDYIQVDESTIPVISNEKHKAQKAYLWMVRSVMNNLVFFHYDKGSRAQKVILPLLKDFQGAIQTDGYQVYSIYEQKKGVLLLGCWAHARRKFSESLKEDKTGAEYALAQIAKIYQVEQMATDQNMNYKQRAELRKRLAYPIMRAFEKWIEGYYPKALQGGKMSKALAYTYNLFLRLSRYHLDGRYLPDNNGAENAIRPVAVGRKGYLFCGNHDAAENAAIMYSLLGCCKASDVNPREWLTDVFSKIALYNSNYDLDLADLLPHNWKKSNSCQNIPKNTH